The following DNA comes from Candidatus Thiodictyon syntrophicum.
GCGCGCCGTGCGGCGCATCGAACGCCTGGCCCAGGCCTGGCCACGCTGCCCCCTGGTCGTCACCAGCCGCCCGGCCGCCTACCAGGACAGGGCTGTGCTCGCCGGTTTCGCCCACACGACCATCGAGGCCCTGGACGCCGCCGCCATCGACGGCTTCCTCGCCCGCTGGGGCCGGGCACTCTTCCCCGAGCGCCCGGACCGGGCCGCCGCCCACCACCGGGAACTGGCCGCCGCGCTCGCCTCCCGCCGGGAGATCCGCCAACTCGCCCGCAACACCGTCATGCTGACCGCGCTCGCCGTCGTGCACTGGAACGACAAGCGACTGCCCGAGCAGCGCGCCGAACTCTACGAATCCATCGTCCGCTGGCTGATCGAGGCGCGCGAACAGCGCCCCGGCCGGGAGCGCTCCCAGCGCTGCCGCCAACTCCTGGCGGACTTGGCGCTCGCCATGCAGACCGACCCCAAGGGCCGCCAGGTCCAGGTCACCCGCCGCTGGGCGGCCGAGCGCATCGCACCCCGTTGCGACCGGGGCCAGGCCGGCGACACGGCCGGGGACCCCATTGAGCGCGCCGAGTCCTTCCTGGCCGCCGAGGAGATCGACAGCGGCATCCTGGTGCGCCGCGGCCACCAACTGCGCTTCTGGCACCTGACCTTCCAGGAATATCTCGCCGCCCAGGCCCTGGCCGGTCGGCCGAACGCCGAGCGTGCCGAGTTGCTGCTGGGGGCAGCGGGTGAGGACGGCGCCGCACTCTATCGGCCGGAGTGGCGCGAGACCGTCCTCCTGCTCGCCGGCGTGCTCTACCTGCAGGGCGAGGACAAGGTGGAGTGCCTGATCGCCGGCGTCCTCGACCGGCTCGGACCGACCCCCACGCTGGCCCGACAGGCGCGCGCCGCCGGTCTCCTGGGCGCCCTGGTGCGGGATCTCAGCCCCTTCGGCTACCGTCCCGCCAACCCCCGCTATGCGCGGGTCCTCGACGCCGCCCTGGCCGTCTTCGATCCCGCGCAAGCCCCGACCATCCCGCTGGCGGACCGCATCGCCGCCGCCGATGCGCTTGCACAGGCGGGCGATCCGCGGCTGGGCTGGACCCAGCCGGGGCGCTGGGTGGAACTGCCGGGCGGAAGCTTCACGATGGGTGCGCAGAACCAGGACCAGGCGGCGCCGGGCTACGACCCCGAGGCACGCGACCTTGAGTACCCGGTTCACGTCGTCAATGTCACCGCCTTCCGTATCGCCCGATTTCCGGCAGCCGTCCAGGAATTTGCCGAGTTTCTGGACGACGAGGACCACGCCGACCCCCGCTGGTGGCGGGCCGGCGGGGCGGGTCAGCATCCGGAGCCGGACGACTGGCAGTCCCAACGGGCCTACCCCAGCCGGCCGGTCGTCAATCTTTCCTGGTATCAGGCCATGGCCTTCTGCGCATGGCTGACCGTTAAGTTGGCCCGGCCCCAGGGCGCGAAGGGCACTGTGTGGCTGCCCCCGGGGCTGGTGGTTCGCCTACCGACCGAGGCGGAGTGGGAATACGCCGCCCGCGGTGAGTCCGGCCGACGCCATCCCTGGGGCGACGAGCCGCCCGACGCGCAGCGCGCCAATTACATCGACACCCGGATCGGCCACGCCATCCCGGTCGGAATCCTCACCGGCGACTGCACACCAAACGGTGTGCTGGACCTCGCCGGCAACGTCTGGGAATGGTGCCTTGACGCTTACAGCGCGGATTTCTACGGCTGGTGCCAGCGTCAAGGACCGTTGGCCGACCCCTTGGCCCGAGGCGACGGCGATTCGCCGCGCGTGCTGCGCGGTGGTGCATTCGAGTATCGGGCCAGGTACCTACGTTCAACGGACCGGGGCTGGGTCGGGCCTGTGAACCGCGACCGGTTCATCGGGTTCCGCTGCGTCCTGGCCGCGCCCCGCCAGCCTTGACCCTTTGACCCTTCGACCCTTTCTTCACAACGGACCGCGCAGCAGTCCGTTCGCGATTGACCATGGAATGACACTTTGTCAGTGTAAGTGTCACTGTCAATCACACTGACACGGGCTGTCAGCCCCGCCATGCAACTCACCCTCGAACAAGCCGCGGACCGGCTGGGCAAGCTCGTAGGGTCAATAAGGCGCGCCGCACAGCGCTGCGGACCGGGCACGGCGCTGCATCGCGCCGCATCCACCAGCGAAGGTATCGGCGGCGCTGGTGGATGCGCTGCGCGGCCTTGATCACAACTCCGGCCACCCTGCCGGGCGGGGGGTCGCTGGTCCGCACAGCGGACCCTACGGGCGCGGGGCCGTAGGGTCCGCTGTGCGGACCACCGACCTCGCGGTTAGCTGATGGGCCGGGATTATGATCAAGGCCCGCTGCGCTTATCCACCCTACATCGTCCCCGCGACCACATCAGTCTTGCCCGCACCCGGATGCGTTGATGATGACCGCATCAATCCGCATCGCGCAATTCCTCACTCAGGTCCTCTTCGCTGTATTGGAAGGGGCTGACCCGATAGCGCGACAGGGCATCGATAAAGGCCGCGCGGGTCAGGCCGGCGATCTCGGCCGCCCGGCCCTGCGAGATGCGCTCCAACTCATACCACTTGACCGCCGCGGCCACGCGCATCTCCTGCGCGAATTCCGTGGGGGCCTGGTACAGCGTGGCAAACGCCGATTCGGGTATGCCCAGGGTCAATCGGGTCATCCAGGTCTCCGGTGCTTGGGTCATCTGCGCTGAAATCCCGGCCTTGATCACGATCCCGGCCGCCAAATCTCACGCCGTGGTCGTGACACCGCTCCCGCGGCGGGACGAGTATCCCCGTAGGATGGGTAGAGCGCAGCGAAACCCATCATTGGCACGCGCACAAGGCGCTGATTGCTGGGTTTCGCTGCGCTCTACCCAGCCTACGGATCGCTCGCTGACAATGGCTCGAAGGTCCCGTCAGGGCCATAGCCCAGGATCGCGTCAGGGGCGCTGGGGTCGAGGTCCGGGAAGGCGGCGCAGCGGTGCGCGGCGGCCCGGATTCGGGCGAGTGCAAGCGCCTTGGCCCGTTGCCCGCGCAACCGGCAGGCCCGCTGTTGCAGTGCCTCCAGGATCACCTGGGCGACCGGCTCCCCGGTCTCCCACGCAAGCTCTTGCGCCAGAGGTTCCGTCTCATCATGGCTGATCGTCAGTGCCATCGTCTGGGTCACTCCGCGGGCGGGGCTGGTGTCGGTCAGGGTAATGATAATACGACGGGGGCGATGATGCCGGGAGGACCAGGCCCGCGCAGGGCGGAACTCGGCAGGAGGTTCCGCCGATGTCGCGGGAGTCGTGGCGGATCGTCCTGCGGACATCCGCCCTACGGGCTACGGGCTTGTCTTGCGATCCCCAAGCCCCGAAGGGGCGCGACATACCAGCCCAGGGCAACGCCCTGGGGTAGCGTTGTTTATTCGGCCTAGCCCTGAAAGGGCGTGACACAAGGAGCCATGCCGTTATGTCACGCCCTTTCAGGGCTAAGCTCCGCGGATAACCCATACCCAGGGCGTTGCCCTGGGCTGGTATGTTCGACCCCGTTGGGGTCGATACGCAAGATCAGCTGAAACCGGGTACTAGACCGTAGGGTCCGCTGTGCGGACCGCCGCCCGCAGCGCCCCAGCGCCACGGCGGGTTCCGCGGCTCGGGTTGGTCGCGCCGGTCTAACGAATAAGCGTTTATCCGTCGTGCGCGCCCAACTGACCCCGAGTCGGAGCGCGACGCCGCGCGCGCACGACGGATAAACGTTTGTTGGACTAATCCGCTCCTGGCACGACGCCTGCTGCGGCCGCGGTCCTCTTTAAGAGAGGGAATTGTATCCCTGAGGCCGGGGCGCCGGTCGGTCCCGGACCACGTTGCAGCACCCGGATGCCGCTCGGTGCGGCACCAAGCGGGCCTCCGCAGGGCTCCGCGGGGCTGGACAACGGGCTATTGAGGACGAAGTGTAGCCCATTTCCCGGATGTTGGGCGAGCGCGAACGCAGGCCGCGGGCGGCCTGTCCCGGACGGCCGGCGGGCGCTGAGGCTTAGCAGGTGGCGGGCATCAGCGAAACCCCCTGACCACGCCGTAGCGGGGCCAGGTGCGCGGTGACGTGCAAGCGCCCAGTGCGGCACTTGGGACAGGGATAGCCGTCAAAGGGCGCCGTCGCCGCCGGTGCCGTGGCGGGTTCCGGCGTCGGCGGCGGGGCCGCCAGCGCCGCACGGATCAGCGCCAGACAGCGCGCCCGGCAGCGGTTGGCCAGGAAACCGAAATGACGAACGCGCATGAACCCTTTGGGTAAGACGTGCAGCAGGAAGCGCCGGATCAGTTCCTCGCCGGTCAGGGTCATGACCTTGTTGCGACTGCCGTCGCGGTAGTCCTTGTAGCGGACGTCCACCGTGTCGTCCTCTTCATCGAAGGCCAGCAGCCGCCGGTCCGACAGGGCGATGCGATGGCTGTAGCGGCCCAAGTACTCGATCACGGTGTCGGTGCGCGCCAGACAAGGCTTGGAATAGACCACCCACTCGGGCTGCATCAGGGCGTTGAGGACGCGGTCAACCTCCGCGGCCGTGAGGCGCGACAGTCGCCCGTCTTTGAAGGCCCGGCGCAACCGGCTGACCAAACCGCCGCGGAAGTGCCGCGACAGCGCCCGCACCGGGAACAGATAGGTACTCTTGGCCGGATGCCAGGTCCCGTCGGCGCCAAAGGCCCCGCCCGGCACCAGACAGTGCAGGTGGACATGGCGTACCAGCGTCTGCCCCCAGGTGTGCAGCATCGCCGTCATCCCCAACTGCCCGTCCAGGCGCTTGGGGTCCTCAGCGAAGGCGGACAGGGTCGCCCACACCGTCTCGAACAGCAAGGCGTAGATCACCTCGGGGTGGACCTCGACCCAGCCGTTGAGGGTGTCGGGTAGCGTGAAGACCAGATGGTGATAGGTCACCGGCAGCACCGCCGCACGCTGGCGTTCGACCCATTCCTCGGAGGCCCGGCGTTGGCAGCGCGGGCAATGGCGATCACGGCAGGCGTGATAGAGGAAGGGGCAATCCCCACACTGGTCGCATTCCAGGGCGAAGCCGCCCAGCGCGGCGGTACGACAGTCCAGGATGTGATGACAGACCTGCCATTGGTGCGGGCTCAACGGGTGATGTTCGGCATAACCGGACAGGCACGCCGCCATGACCGCTTGCAGGGAGGTATTAGCCATGGCCGGCCTCCAATTGGGCAAGCAGGTCCAGGGTCCCTTCGCCCTCGCTGGCACTGGGCAGCCAATGCACATAGCGCAGGGTGGTCTGGATGCTGCGGTGGCCCATCAACCGTTGCAGGCGCTCCACCGACAACCCGCCCGCCAATTGATGGGTGGCGTAGGCGTGGCGCAGCCCATGGATCCCGCCGACCGTGGTTACGCCGGCCTGGCGCTTGGCGTCGGTGAAGGCCTTCTGCAAGCCGGTCGGCGACAGCGGCGTCCCGGCGCGCCCGGCGAACAGCCAATCCGCTGGCCGATAGAGGCGCCAATAGTCCCGCAACGCCTCCAGCAGGGTCGGTGAGAGTGGGACCAGGCGGTCCTTCGCCCCCTTGCCCTGGGTGATCCGCAGCAGTCGGCGCTCGCCGTCGATGTCCTGCACCCGCAGGGCCAGGACTTCGCTCAGGCGCAGTCCGCAGCCATAGCAGACCGTCAACATCATGCGGTAACGCGGATTGTCGCAGGCGGCCAGGATGGCGGCGACCGCGCCGCGGGTGAGCAGCTCCGGGATGCGCTGCGGGCGCTTGGGTAAGGTGACCTCCAGGTCGACCGTCGGCCAGCCGAGCACCCGCAGATAGAAGAAGCGGATGCCGTTGTACATCAGCCGCACGCTGGCCGGGGCCAAACTGCGCTGCACCACCAGATGCTCGAAGTAGCGCGTGAGATCGGCGTGCTCCAGGGTGTCCGGGGAGCGCCGGGTGAATTTGGCGAGGTCACGCACCGCGTCGAGATAGCTTTCGTGGGTGCGCGGCGAGAAGCCATGCATCTGCATGGCCGTGATCATCTGCTGACGCAGGGGTGTCATCGTCTGGTTCTCGGTCAACGACCCGGAGTGGGCCGTTACGAGTGTGGACGATGGGGGACGGGGCGGGGCCGCGGGTAACCGTGGGACGGCTGGGCTTATCCGCGCTTCATTCGCTATTCAATGGCGCTGCGGGATGGCCGCGGAAGGCCCCGCGGAGCGGATTAGTTCAACAGGGCGTTTCGTCTTGTCTTGCGATCCCCAAGCCCCGAAGGGGCGCGACATACCAGCCCAGGGCAACGCCCTGGGATAGCGTTGTTTATTCGGCCTAGCCCTGAAAGGGCGTGACATAAGGAGCCATGCCGTTATGTCACGCCCTTTCAGGGCTAAGCTCCGCGGATAACCCAGACCCAGGGCGTTGCCCTGGGCTGGTATGTTCGACCCCGTTGGGGTCGATACGCAAGATCAGCTGAAACCGGGTACTAGGGGTCAAGGCTGGCGGGGCGCGGCCCGGACGCAGCGGAACCCGACGCCCTCGTACCGGCCCCCGGGCTGGTACTTGACCCGGTCCGAGGCGCACAGGCCCCCAGCCCCGATGAAGAAGGCACCGCCGCGCAATACGACCGGCGACCCGACCGTCCGCTCGTACCCAGCGTAGAAATCGTCACACCACTCCCAGCAGTTGCCGGCCAAGTCCTCAATCCCCAACCGCGCCTGGCGTGAGCGGGGAAAGGACCCAACCGGGGAGGTAGCCCCGAAACCAGCCGCGGCGCTGTTGCAGATCCCGTCCTCCCACTCACCGCCCCAAGGGTATTCGTGGCCTTCCGGACCACGGGCGGCGGCCTCCCATTCGCGCTCCTTTGGCAAGCGTCCGCCGGCCCAGCGGCAGCAAGCCTGCGCCTCCCAGAAGGAAACTCCGACCACCGGCTGATTGGGGGCGTTCCAGCGGCGGTCTTGCCAGAATCTCGGCTCGGTGACGCCTTCCTGTTGCAGCCAGCCCCAGCCCTCGTCGAACCACCAGTCGCGGTTCGCATAGCCGCCGTCCTCCATGAAGGCACGGTATTGCCCGTTGGTCGTCGGGTACCGGGCCAGCAAGAAGGGGGTCGCGACGCGGACCTGTTTGCCCTTTTTTCCGTAGGGGTACTCGCCTGCCGGGACTTCGACATAGGCCGCCGGGTCACGAAGATCCAAGATGCGCGGGTCCCCGAGCCGCCCCAGACAGAGCCCCAAGGCCTGGCGGGCGGGGATGGCGATCTCATCGGCAATGGCGTCCAGGCAGGTCTGCCGGAAGCGCCCGGCGAGCCCCGCCGGGACCGCGTAACCCTTGGCGAGACACAGGTCCAGGCATTCAGCGACCAGCACGGCGGGGGCCGGGTTGGCCTTGACCCCGGCGCGCCCGAGGTCGGCGCTGAGTTGGGTCAGGAGATCCAGGCCCCACTGGGCGCTGCGGTAATTGAAGACCCCGGCGGCGAACAGGAAGAGGAGCGTCGGGCGCCACTCCGGGACGGGACCGCGTGCGCGAAAGACCAACTCCAGCGCGGCGCGGTCCTCGCTGGTGCGGCTGATCCGCTCGGCGGCCAGGAACTCCTGGAAGCTCAGGTGATAGAAGGCGGCGCGCCGGCCGGGGCGGGGCAGCAGCAGGCCGGAGCGGGTCAACAGTTCTTCGCGCTGGACGGCGGGCGCGACGCGGCCCTGCTCGTAGGCGGGCTCGAGCCGGGCGAAGGCGCGCAGCAGGCGCTCGATCTCGGTATCGCTGGCCTCGGGGCTCGGAGTCTGCCGGTCTTCGTCCAGGTCCGCGCCGGTGTGCATGCCATAGGCGATGGCCTCGAGCCGGGCCTTGACCGGCTCGCGTTGCCGGGCGTCGCCCGGGTAACGGTTGTAGAGCACGTTGTCGATGATCTTCTGGTAGAGGTGATAGCGGTCCTGGGGCAGGCGCCGGCCGTTGCCGTAGATGACACAGAGCGCGGTGAGCAGCATGGGGTTGCCGGCGAGCCCGCTCAGGTCGTCGCGGCCCTGGATGGTGGCGATCAGACCGGCGGCCAGGTCGGGCTGGTCCAGGGTGTGGAACCAGCGGCCGATGAACAGGTGCTGCAGCGGCTCGGGCAGGGGCTCCAGGGGGGCGCGCGGCAGGCCGAGTTTGAGCAGGCCCGCCTCGTCCAGGCCATAGGGGCGGCTGGTGAGCAGGGTGCGGTTGCCGGTCCGCTCCCAGGTCGGCAGTGCATCCGCGAGTCCCGAGAGCAGGAGCGCCCGCGGGTAGAGGGTGATGCCGTCGCGGGGTTGGGAGACCGGGACCTCGTCCAGTCCGTCGAGCAGCAGGAAGGCGCTGCCGGCCGCCAGGTGCGCCTTGAGCAGGGCGCCGGTCAGGCCCTCGGGCGGGGCCCGGTCGATCCAGTCGGCCAGGGCCTGTTCCAACTCGGTGCGGTGCCAGGTCAGGCAGCCCTGGCCGCAGTCCATGGTCCGCCAGAATTCGCGCAGCGGGACCAGGAGCGGCAGGCGGGTGCGCAGGTTGGCGGGCGATGGCTCGGCGAATCCCTCCGGCGGCGGCACCGGATGGGCGGGGGCGCTGCCGGGGATACTCTGGAGCGCGGCCCAGCGGCAGAAGGTGGACTTGCCGGCCCCGGGCGGGGCGGGGCAATAGAGCGATTCCTGGTCGATGCGCGCCAGCAGCAGCGCGGGCGGCGGGTCTTTGCGGTCGGCGTCCGGCGGTTCCGTGGGGGGCGCCGGGGTGGTGACGGCGGGGCAATAGACTTGGCTGAGGGTCACTGACTGGCCTTGCTGGGCGTCCTGACCGAGCAGGTCGACACCGCCGTGGGTGCGGCGCAGCCAGGCGAGATAGTCGGGGGGGATGATCGGCGCTTGCCGGACAGTTGGCCGCACGCCCGCGGCGGCGGGTGGCGCGAGCGGGAACTCGGCCGAGCCGTCCGGGCAGCCGGGCTGGTTGCGGTCGACATCCCAGGCCCCCTTGTACCAGTGGCGGAACAAGACCCGCACCCGCCGCGGTGCCGCCGGGGTCTGCGGCCAGAGTTCGATCCATTGGAAGGCGTTGGGGTGGCGGCTGCCGTCGTAGACGCAGCCGGCGGCCAGTTCCAGGCAGGCGCGGGCCGGGTCTGCCGGCCGGATGAAGGCGGCCTCGCCCTCGTGCAGGTGGCCGCGCAGGACGAGATCCCGGTGCAGGTGGATTGCCTGGCGGGCCGCGGGGCCGTCGAAGGGTGCGAGATGGTCCCAGGGGTGGTGCAGCAGGGCGATCCGCCAGTCGGCACCCGCGGCGGCGCGGACATCGACGGTCTGGTTGATCTGGTAATGGCTGAGCAGGAGGCGGCCATAGTCCTGGTCGTCACAGGCCATCCAGGCGGAGTCGAGCCCGGCGAGGTGCAGGCGTTGCCCGCGAATCTGGATGCTGCGCTGCCACCAGGGTAAGGTATGCGGCGTCCCCAGCCAGGCGCCGTAGAAGGCGAGATAAGCGGCGTGGCGCTTGAACAGCACGGCGCCTTGGATGGGATCGGCCAGCACGGTGGCGAGTTGGGCCTGATCCGCGGCGCCCAGCAGGCCTTGCTGGACCAAGCGGGCGATCAGGTCGACCTGGCCGCGATCGGCATCGTGATTACCGGGTACGAGCAGCAGTCGCTCGTGCGGCAGCGGCCGCGACGGGTCCGGCGCCAGGGCTGGCCACAACTCGTCCGTCAGCCAGTCCCAGGCGGTGACGCGCGGGCGGTCGTCCGCTTGGTCGTCCGGCTGCTGCGGGGCGCGGCGGTACTCGTCCGCCTTGCCCGAAAACGCCAGGTCCCCGGTGACGGCGACCAGGTCCGGCACCAGCCCTTGCCGGACCTCGCCGGCGATGAAGCGGGCCAGGTCACGCAGCACCGGGTCCGAGTCCCAGGCCGTGTCGGCCCGAAAGTGGATGTCGGACAGGTGCAGGAGGCGGATGGGACTGGCGTCGTCGTTTGGCATCCGGTGCGGTCTCGGCAATGGCTGAGGAGCGGTTCACAAATATCTTAAACAATTCCATTAGGAACTGCCTATAGCGCCATCTTCGTTGTCGTTGTCGTTGTCGTTGTCGTTGTCGTTGTCGTTGTCGAGATTATCGTAGCGCCCCGGACTCCCTCGCACCCCAATGTGCATCGCTTCTTCGATTACGACAACGACAACGAAGACTCTGTTTACTTGTTCTTGACTCGTCACCGAGCCGATCAGTCCATAAACCCTGCGATAGTCCGCGCCAGGAACCCCAGGCGCTGCTCAAGCACCACCGGTCTGGTGCAAAGGAAGCCGATCGACTTCTCCCGTTCGTCGAAGACCCGCTCCTCCAGCGTCAGCCGTTCCTTGAGGGCCGCCCGCTCCTTGGCCGCCGCCTCGGAGGGATCGCGCTCCAGTGCGACCATCTGGTCCAATTCCAGGCCCAGGGCCTCGGCACGGCGCGCCTGGTCCTGGGAATAGCGCCTGATGCCGTCGAGTTGCTGGGCACGCTCCTGATCGAGGACCTCCAGGACGCCCGCGAAGACCAGGGTCAGCAGCAGCGCCCGCTCGGCCGGGGCCAGGCCCTGGGCGAAGGCGGCGACGGCGGACCCGGCCGCCTCCTCGCTGAGGCCGGGTTGGGTCA
Coding sequences within:
- a CDS encoding type II toxin-antitoxin system VapB family antitoxin, with the protein product MALTISHDETEPLAQELAWETGEPVAQVILEALQQRACRLRGQRAKALALARIRAAAHRCAAFPDLDPSAPDAILGYGPDGTFEPLSASDP
- a CDS encoding SUMF1/EgtB/PvdO family nonheme iron enzyme, which translates into the protein MPGNHDADRRQVDLIARMAQQGLLAAADQDQIATVLADPGQGAVLFKRHAAYLAFYGAWLGTAQTLPWWQRTIEIRGQRLHLAGLDSAWMACDDQDYGRLLLSHYQINQTVDVRAAAGADWRIALLHHPWDHLAPFDGTAARQAIHLHRDLVLRGHRHESEAFRVLSPDPARACLELAAGCVYDGSRYPNAFQWIELYADPPVGAAPGRDAPKRVRVHFRAWVQGAWQTDRNQPGCPDGHAEFDLDRPAAAPGKRPPPPADPRKYLEDLATDTGSIDIRGLVTGRPEAHRFPIAELYIELQATGTGAAAADQTGADRTHPRATLLREALVNPRLVIVGDPGCGKTTFLRWVAHCLAADRLGRDPGAAARRLGLAPGAAGPRLPLLIPIADWLDYIERTKAQKTGPTLPNGAAWLPAYLSARAGDANQALGADDFRRLLDEGQALILLDGLDEAPDRLQRERAVRRIERLAQAWPRCPLVVTSRPAAYQDRAVLAGFAHTTIEALDAAAIDGFLARWGRALFPERPDRAAAHHRELAAALASRREIRQLARNTVMLTALAVVHWNDKRLPEQRAELYESIVRWLIEAREQRPGRERSQRCRQLLADLALAMQTDPKGRQVQVTRRWAAERIAPRCDRGQAGDTAGDPIERAESFLAAEEIDSGILVRRGHQLRFWHLTFQEYLAAQALAGRPNAERAELLLGAAGEDGAALYRPEWRETVLLLAGVLYLQGEDKVECLIAGVLDRLGPTPTLARQARAAGLLGALVRDLSPFGYRPANPRYARVLDAALAVFDPAQAPTIPLADRIAAADALAQAGDPRLGWTQPGRWVELPGGSFTMGAQNQDQAAPGYDPEARDLEYPVHVVNVTAFRIARFPAAVQEFAEFLDDEDHADPRWWRAGGAGQHPEPDDWQSQRAYPSRPVVNLSWYQAMAFCAWLTVKLARPQGAKGTVWLPPGLVVRLPTEAEWEYAARGESGRRHPWGDEPPDAQRANYIDTRIGHAIPVGILTGDCTPNGVLDLAGNVWEWCLDAYSADFYGWCQRQGPLADPLARGDGDSPRVLRGGAFEYRARYLRSTDRGWVGPVNRDRFIGFRCVLAAPRQP
- a CDS encoding IS91 family transposase — translated: MANTSLQAVMAACLSGYAEHHPLSPHQWQVCHHILDCRTAALGGFALECDQCGDCPFLYHACRDRHCPRCQRRASEEWVERQRAAVLPVTYHHLVFTLPDTLNGWVEVHPEVIYALLFETVWATLSAFAEDPKRLDGQLGMTAMLHTWGQTLVRHVHLHCLVPGGAFGADGTWHPAKSTYLFPVRALSRHFRGGLVSRLRRAFKDGRLSRLTAAEVDRVLNALMQPEWVVYSKPCLARTDTVIEYLGRYSHRIALSDRRLLAFDEEDDTVDVRYKDYRDGSRNKVMTLTGEELIRRFLLHVLPKGFMRVRHFGFLANRCRARCLALIRAALAAPPPTPEPATAPAATAPFDGYPCPKCRTGRLHVTAHLAPLRRGQGVSLMPATC
- a CDS encoding SUMF1/EgtB/PvdO family nonheme iron enzyme, producing MPNDDASPIRLLHLSDIHFRADTAWDSDPVLRDLARFIAGEVRQGLVPDLVAVTGDLAFSGKADEYRRAPQQPDDQADDRPRVTAWDWLTDELWPALAPDPSRPLPHERLLLVPGNHDADRGQVDLIARLVQQGLLGAADQAQLATVLADPIQGAVLFKRHAAYLAFYGAWLGTPHTLPWWQRSIQIRGQRLHLAGLDSAWMACDDQDYGRLLLSHYQINQTVDVRAAAGADWRIALLHHPWDHLAPFDGPAARQAIHLHRDLVLRGHLHEGEAAFIRPADPARACLELAAGCVYDGSRHPNAFQWIELWPQTPAAPRRVRVLFRHWYKGAWDVDRNQPGCPDGSAEFPLAPPAAAGVRPTVRQAPIIPPDYLAWLRRTHGGVDLLGQDAQQGQSVTLSQVYCPAVTTPAPPTEPPDADRKDPPPALLLARIDQESLYCPAPPGAGKSTFCRWAALQSIPGSAPAHPVPPPEGFAEPSPANLRTRLPLLVPLREFWRTMDCGQGCLTWHRTELEQALADWIDRAPPEGLTGALLKAHLAAGSAFLLLDGLDEVPVSQPRDGITLYPRALLLSGLADALPTWERTGNRTLLTSRPYGLDEAGLLKLGLPRAPLEPLPEPLQHLFIGRWFHTLDQPDLAAGLIATIQGRDDLSGLAGNPMLLTALCVIYGNGRRLPQDRYHLYQKIIDNVLYNRYPGDARQREPVKARLEAIAYGMHTGADLDEDRQTPSPEASDTEIERLLRAFARLEPAYEQGRVAPAVQREELLTRSGLLLPRPGRRAAFYHLSFQEFLAAERISRTSEDRAALELVFRARGPVPEWRPTLLFLFAAGVFNYRSAQWGLDLLTQLSADLGRAGVKANPAPAVLVAECLDLCLAKGYAVPAGLAGRFRQTCLDAIADEIAIPARQALGLCLGRLGDPRILDLRDPAAYVEVPAGEYPYGKKGKQVRVATPFLLARYPTTNGQYRAFMEDGGYANRDWWFDEGWGWLQQEGVTEPRFWQDRRWNAPNQPVVGVSFWEAQACCRWAGGRLPKEREWEAAARGPEGHEYPWGGEWEDGICNSAAAGFGATSPVGSFPRSRQARLGIEDLAGNCWEWCDDFYAGYERTVGSPVVLRGGAFFIGAGGLCASDRVKYQPGGRYEGVGFRCVRAAPRQP
- a CDS encoding UPF0175 family protein — its product is MTRLTLGIPESAFATLYQAPTEFAQEMRVAAAVKWYELERISQGRAAEIAGLTRAAFIDALSRYRVSPFQYSEEDLSEELRDAD
- a CDS encoding tyrosine-type recombinase/integrase, with product MTPLRQQMITAMQMHGFSPRTHESYLDAVRDLAKFTRRSPDTLEHADLTRYFEHLVVQRSLAPASVRLMYNGIRFFYLRVLGWPTVDLEVTLPKRPQRIPELLTRGAVAAILAACDNPRYRMMLTVCYGCGLRLSEVLALRVQDIDGERRLLRITQGKGAKDRLVPLSPTLLEALRDYWRLYRPADWLFAGRAGTPLSPTGLQKAFTDAKRQAGVTTVGGIHGLRHAYATHQLAGGLSVERLQRLMGHRSIQTTLRYVHWLPSASEGEGTLDLLAQLEAGHG